A region from the Sphaerodactylus townsendi isolate TG3544 linkage group LG01, MPM_Stown_v2.3, whole genome shotgun sequence genome encodes:
- the KLHL31 gene encoding kelch-like protein 31, which yields MAPKKKNVKKTKVDVNELTIIMEDGPLSKLNGLNGLLEGGNGFSCVSTEVSDALYSPNLLEGLCRMRLENFLCDLVIGTKTKSFDVHKVVMASCSDYFHDILKKDPSTQRVDLNDVSPLGLATVIAYAYTGKLTLSLYTIGSIISTAIYLQIHTLVKMCSDFLMQEINVENCTYIANIAETYGLKNSKEAAQKFIRDNFIEFSESDQFLKLSFDRINELLADDDLQLHSELVAFQIAMRWLEFDQKRAKYAADLLSNIRFGTISAQDLVNFVQTVPRMMEDVECHRLLVDAMNYHLLPYHQNTLQSRRTRIRGGLRVLVTVGGRPALTEKSLSRDILYRDPDNGWKRLTEMPAKSFNQCVTVMDGFLYVAGGEDQNDARNQAKHAVSNFCRYDPRFNTWIHLANMNQKRTHFSLNVFNGLLFAIGGRNSEGCLSSVECYVPAINQWQMKAPLEVPRCCHASAVIDGRILVTGGYINNAYSRSVCMYDPANDSWQDKPSLSTPRGWHCAISLGEKVYVMGGSQLGGRGERVDVLPVECFSPYPGQWSYVSPLATGVSTAGASILAGKIYLVGGWNEIEKKYKKCIQCFNPDLNEWTNEDELPEATVGVSCCTIAMPNTKTRESRASSVSSVPVSI from the exons ATGGCGCCTAAAAAGAAGAATGTCAAAAAGACCAAGGTTGATGTCAATGAGTTGACAATCATCATGGAGGATGGACCCCTGAGCAAACTGAATGGCTTGAATGGCCTTTTGGAAGGAGGGAATGGCTTCAGTTGTGTCTCAACAGAGGTTTCTGATGCTCTCTACAGCCCCAATCTCTTGGAAGGGCTATGCAGAATGAGGCTGGAGAACTTTCTTTGTGATTTAGTCATTGGCACGAAAACAAAGTCTTTTGATGTCCacaaggtggtgatggcctcatGTAGTGATTATTTCCATGATATCTTAAAGAAAGATCCTTCTACTCAACGAGTGGACCTCAATGATGTTTCTCCATTGGGCCTAGCTACAGTCATTGCATATGCCTACACTGGGAAGCTCACACTCTCACTGTACACAATAGGTAGCATCATCTCCACAGCTATTTATCTTCAAATCCATACCCTTGTGAAGATGTGCAGTGATTTTCTGATGCAAGAGATCAATGTAGAGAATTGTACATACATTGCCAACATTGCTGAGACCTATGGACTGAAAAACTCTAAGGAGGCAGCACAGAAATTCATCAGAGATAACTTCATTGAATTTTCTGAATCGGATCAATTTTTAAAACTTAGTTTTGACCGGATCAATGAACTCCTTGCAGATGATGACTTGCAGTTGCATTCTGAACTTGTTGCATTCCAAATTGCAATGAGATGGCTAGAATTTGACCAAAAAAGAGCAAAATATGCTGCTGATCTCTTGAGCAACATTAGATTTGGTACCATCTCAGCCCAAGACCTGGTGAACTTTGTGCAAACTGTGCCAAGAATGATGGAAGATGTTGAATGCCATAGACTTTTAGTAGATGCTATGAATTATCACTTGCTCCCCTATCACCAGAATACATTACAGTCTAGAAGAACAAGGATTCGTGGAGGATTACGAGTCCTAGTTACAGTAGGGGGACGCCCAGCTTTAACAGAGAAATCCCTTAGCAGAGACATCTTATACAGAGATCCTGACAATGGATGGAAAAGGCTTACTGAAATGCCAGCTAAAAGCTTCAACCAGTGTGTCACTGTGATGGATGGATTCCTCTATGTGGCAGGTGGTGAAGACCAGAATGATGCCAGGAATCAGGCTAAACATGCAGTCAGCAATTTCTGCAG ATATGACCCTCGCTTCAACACATGGATTCATCTGGCAAATATGAATCAAAAGCGAACCCATTTCAGTCTGAATGTGTTCAATGGCCTCCTTTTTGCCATTGGGGGCCGCAACTCTGAAGGGTGTCTCTCTTCTGTTGAATGTTATGTCCCTGCAATTAATCAGTGGCAAATGAAGGCTCCACTGGAGGTACCTAGGTGCTGCCATGCGAGTGCAGTAATAGATGGTAGGATTCTGGTCACTGGAGGGTACATAAATAATGCTTATTCTCGCTCTGTCTGCATGTATGACCCTGCAAATGACAGCTGGCAGGATAAGCCCAGCCTAAGCACACCAAGAGGCTGGCACTGTGCCATCTCTCTCGGGGAAAAGGTCTATGTCATGGGTGGGTCTCAACTGGGAGGGCGAGGTGAAAGGGTTGATGTTCTTCCTGTTGAGTGCTTTAGTCCTTATCCTGGCCAATGGAGTTATGTGTCTCCTCTTGCAACTGGTGTGAGCACTGCTGGTGCCTCTATCCTTGCTGGGAAAATTTACTTGGTGGGAGGTTGGAATGAAATAGAGAAGAAATACAAGAAATGCATTCAGTGCTTCAACCCTGACCTTAACGAATGGACCAATGAAGATGAGTTGCCTGAAGCCACTGTAGGAGTTTCTTGCTGTACCATTGCCATGCCCAACACAAAGACCAGGGAGTCTCGAGCTAGTTCTGTATCTTCAGTACCAGTCAGtatttaa